A stretch of uncultured Campylobacter sp. DNA encodes these proteins:
- a CDS encoding acyl-CoA dehydratase activase translates to MIFLGIDVGSTTVKTVVLNDKYEILSKSYERHLAKPKELVLDKILQIQKTYAGEQFSVAIAGSAGMGIAKNCKIPFVQEVFATSLGVKRMFPKTDVVIELGGEDAKILFLTGGLEERMNGSCAGGTGAFIDQMTNLLHLDITELDRLSFAANKIYPIASRCGVFAKSDIQPLLNQGVRKEDICASIYAAVVEQTISGLAQGREVKGNILFLGGPLFFLKGLQKRFKEVLKLTDETATFPDIAPYFVAYGSALYAKDTGETLNLDETIALLKKEPDRTALEAEPPLFKDRAEFDEFIARHARASVPKVDIHTYSGDAYLGVDCGSTTIKVVLMGENYELLYKFYSSNKGDPVDILLPRLKELYDLCEGRIKIKGSGVTGYGEDLIKTAFRFDYGIVETIAHYSAARHFNPKVDFIIDIGGQDIKCFSIKDGNIDSIVLNEACSSGCGSFLQTFSNSLGYDIKDFANLALFATHPAKLGSRCTVFMNSSVKQAQKDGATIEDISAGLAISVIKNAIYKVIRVRNADDLGQNIVVQGGTFLNNAVLRAFEKELGKDVIRLDISELMGAYGAALFAKNNANERTDMISRAELESFTHRSEFSVCKLCTNKCPLTISYFGDTKFVSGNKCERGAGKEIRHDITNLFEFKNELLRKYRKPPKQDAPRVGIPFVLNMFEMIPFWSAFFENLGMSVVLSQKPRKETLFLASQSIPSDTVCYPAKSVHGHIYDLLNKSVDFIFYPCMSYSLDENISENCYNCPVVAYYPELIRANVGALEEKKFLYPHVDLNMQDSFCKTMQAELADAGYKFHSDAVKNAVLQGLKELQNYKNTILIKGEETLKEINASGMPAIVLAGRPYHIDKTINHGIDRYLNSLGFIVLSEDALPLSRVQTKSLNQWTYHARLYSAARFVCKYPRMQLVQLVSFGCGIDAITGDEVRDILRQNGKIYTQLKIDEVTNLGAVKIRLRSLKATMLERERQGAQQEARKDAR, encoded by the coding sequence GTGATTTTTTTAGGCATTGACGTAGGATCAACCACTGTTAAAACGGTAGTTTTAAACGATAAATATGAAATTTTAAGCAAGAGCTACGAGCGGCATTTGGCAAAGCCCAAGGAGCTGGTGCTGGATAAAATTTTGCAAATCCAAAAAACCTATGCAGGCGAGCAATTCAGCGTCGCCATAGCAGGTTCGGCGGGCATGGGTATCGCCAAAAATTGCAAAATTCCGTTCGTCCAAGAGGTTTTCGCTACCTCGCTCGGCGTCAAACGGATGTTTCCGAAGACCGACGTCGTCATCGAGCTCGGCGGCGAGGACGCTAAAATTTTATTTCTCACGGGCGGACTTGAAGAGCGTATGAACGGCTCATGCGCGGGCGGTACAGGCGCATTTATCGATCAGATGACCAATCTTTTGCATCTGGATATCACGGAGCTTGATCGTTTAAGCTTTGCGGCGAATAAAATTTACCCGATCGCCTCACGCTGCGGCGTGTTCGCCAAAAGCGACATTCAGCCGTTATTAAATCAGGGCGTTAGAAAAGAGGATATTTGCGCTAGTATCTACGCTGCGGTCGTCGAACAGACGATTTCTGGGCTTGCGCAAGGTCGCGAGGTCAAGGGCAATATCCTGTTTCTAGGCGGCCCGTTGTTTTTCCTAAAAGGCCTTCAGAAGCGCTTTAAAGAGGTGCTAAAGCTCACCGACGAAACCGCGACATTCCCTGACATCGCGCCTTACTTCGTGGCTTACGGCAGCGCGCTGTATGCAAAAGATACGGGCGAGACTCTAAATTTAGATGAAACGATCGCGCTTTTAAAAAAGGAACCCGATAGGACCGCGCTGGAAGCCGAGCCGCCGCTTTTTAAAGACAGGGCGGAATTTGACGAGTTCATCGCCCGCCATGCCCGCGCGAGCGTGCCTAAGGTGGATATCCACACCTACAGTGGAGATGCGTATTTGGGCGTGGATTGCGGCAGCACTACGATCAAAGTCGTGCTGATGGGCGAAAACTACGAGCTGCTCTATAAATTTTACTCCTCCAATAAAGGCGATCCGGTCGATATCCTGCTGCCGCGTCTTAAGGAGTTGTACGATCTTTGCGAGGGTCGCATCAAGATCAAGGGCAGCGGCGTTACCGGATATGGCGAGGATCTCATTAAGACCGCCTTTCGCTTCGATTACGGTATCGTCGAGACGATCGCGCATTATAGCGCCGCGCGCCACTTCAATCCAAAGGTCGATTTCATCATCGACATCGGCGGGCAGGACATCAAGTGCTTCTCCATTAAAGACGGCAATATTGATTCTATCGTGCTAAACGAGGCGTGCAGCTCGGGCTGTGGCTCGTTTTTGCAAACCTTTTCAAATTCTTTGGGCTACGACATTAAAGATTTTGCAAACCTAGCCCTTTTTGCAACCCATCCCGCCAAGCTTGGTAGCCGCTGCACGGTCTTTATGAACTCTTCGGTCAAGCAGGCTCAAAAGGACGGCGCTACGATCGAGGACATCAGCGCAGGTCTTGCTATTAGCGTCATCAAAAATGCGATTTACAAGGTTATCCGCGTGCGAAACGCCGACGATTTAGGTCAAAATATCGTAGTGCAGGGCGGGACATTTTTAAACAACGCTGTGCTGCGCGCTTTTGAAAAAGAGCTCGGCAAGGACGTGATCCGTCTAGACATAAGCGAGCTTATGGGTGCATACGGCGCGGCGCTTTTTGCCAAAAATAACGCGAACGAGCGTACCGATATGATCAGTCGCGCAGAGCTTGAAAGCTTTACTCACCGCAGCGAATTTAGCGTCTGCAAGCTCTGTACGAACAAATGTCCGCTTACGATCAGCTACTTCGGCGATACTAAATTTGTCTCGGGCAATAAATGCGAGCGCGGCGCGGGCAAGGAGATCCGCCACGACATTACGAATTTATTTGAGTTTAAAAACGAGCTTTTGCGAAAATATCGCAAGCCACCGAAGCAGGATGCGCCGCGGGTTGGAATTCCGTTTGTTTTGAATATGTTTGAGATGATCCCGTTTTGGAGCGCGTTTTTTGAAAATTTAGGCATGAGCGTCGTGCTGTCGCAAAAGCCGCGAAAAGAGACGCTGTTTTTAGCAAGCCAAAGCATCCCGAGCGATACCGTCTGCTACCCGGCTAAAAGCGTGCACGGTCACATCTACGATCTGCTAAACAAGAGCGTCGATTTTATTTTCTATCCGTGTATGAGCTACAGCCTAGATGAAAATATCAGCGAGAACTGCTACAACTGCCCCGTAGTCGCATACTATCCCGAACTGATACGCGCGAACGTAGGCGCGCTGGAGGAGAAAAAATTCCTCTACCCGCACGTGGATCTTAACATGCAAGATTCGTTTTGCAAAACGATGCAGGCTGAGCTAGCGGACGCCGGGTATAAATTTCATTCCGACGCCGTGAAAAACGCCGTCTTGCAAGGCCTTAAGGAGCTGCAAAATTATAAAAATACCATTTTAATAAAAGGCGAGGAGACCCTAAAGGAGATCAATGCAAGCGGCATGCCTGCCATCGTGCTAGCGGGTCGCCCGTATCATATTGATAAGACGATAAATCACGGTATCGATCGCTATCTAAATTCCTTGGGCTTTATAGTGCTTAGCGAGGACGCGCTGCCGCTTAGCAGGGTGCAGACGAAAAGCCTTAATCAATGGACCTACCACGCCAGGCTTTATAGTGCGGCGCGGTTCGTCTGTAAATACCCGCGTATGCAGCTGGTGCAGTTAGTCAGCTTCGGCTGCGGGATAGATGCGATCACGGGCGATGAGGTGCGCGACATACTGCGCCAAAACGGCAAAATTTACACCCAGCTTAAGATCGACGAGGTCACCAACCTAGGTGCGGTCAAGATCCGCCTTCGCAGTCTAAAAGCTACCATGCTAGAGCGCGAGAGGCAAGGCGCGCAACAAGAAGCAAGAAAGGATGCGCGCTAA
- a CDS encoding polymer-forming cytoskeletal protein — MAIFNKGDANTAQTTIISSGTLIKGELHLSCILHIDGNVEGDVISDNTVVIGKNGTARGSIRAKHIVISGKFFGNIEAELVELLGGGVLVGDVLSQSFGIEVGAKFNGKSAVSGGDQALVIDGSASEDVKLIDKALGE, encoded by the coding sequence ATGGCAATCTTTAATAAAGGCGATGCAAACACCGCTCAAACAACAATAATCTCGTCAGGCACGCTCATCAAAGGAGAGCTACACCTGTCGTGCATTTTGCATATCGACGGCAATGTCGAAGGCGACGTGATCTCCGATAATACTGTCGTCATCGGTAAAAATGGTACCGCGCGCGGCTCGATTAGGGCCAAACATATCGTAATCAGCGGCAAATTTTTCGGTAATATCGAAGCCGAGCTCGTCGAGCTACTAGGCGGCGGCGTGCTCGTGGGCGACGTGCTATCGCAAAGCTTCGGCATCGAAGTCGGCGCAAAATTTAATGGAAAAAGCGCTGTAAGTGGCGGCGATCAAGCCCTAGTCATCGACGGCAGCGCAAGCGAAGACGTCAAGCTCATCGACAAAGCTCTAGGCGAATAA
- a CDS encoding 2-hydroxyacyl-CoA dehydratase, with amino-acid sequence MFAKFTKDMKATHTILIPTMIDPHFRFMQGVLRDEGYKSVLLGENRQNIVEEGLRSVHNDMCYPALLVIGQFIDALKSGEFDTHKVALLISQTGGGCRASNYINLLRKALEDSGFSYVPAISLNFGSLDENEFSLGKKSLLKLFAAIFYGDLMMGLYNQCKPYEKIKNQTNEIYELCAERIKNLTDQRSFFNLKKNFKFVLSQFAKIERDDKPRVKVGIVGEIYLKYSPIGNNGLNAYLIRENAEPVNTGLMDFVLTCIYDAVYDKQLYGKGGAAYYGSLAVAKVVEFFQRMMIKQMKRFGFRAPSPFSEVRAAADGYIGHGVKMGEGWLLTAEMVEFMRHGIQNVVCAQPFGCLPNHIIARGMIRKIKQNYPQANIAAIDYDPGASAVNQENRIKLMLANANRK; translated from the coding sequence ATGTTTGCTAAATTTACGAAAGATATGAAAGCGACCCACACGATATTGATCCCCACAATGATCGATCCGCACTTTCGCTTTATGCAGGGGGTGCTGCGCGACGAGGGCTATAAGAGCGTCTTGCTCGGCGAAAATCGTCAAAATATCGTCGAGGAGGGGCTTCGCAGCGTCCACAACGATATGTGCTACCCCGCGCTACTCGTCATCGGGCAGTTCATCGACGCGCTCAAAAGTGGCGAGTTCGATACGCACAAGGTAGCGCTTCTCATCAGCCAAACGGGCGGCGGCTGCAGAGCGAGCAACTATATAAATTTGCTTCGCAAAGCGCTTGAGGACAGCGGCTTTAGCTACGTCCCCGCGATCTCGTTAAATTTCGGCTCGCTAGATGAGAATGAATTTAGCCTCGGAAAAAAATCGCTTCTAAAGCTCTTCGCCGCAATATTTTACGGCGATTTGATGATGGGGCTGTATAATCAGTGCAAGCCCTACGAAAAGATCAAAAACCAAACGAATGAAATTTACGAACTCTGCGCCGAGCGGATCAAAAATTTGACTGATCAAAGATCATTTTTCAATCTCAAGAAAAATTTCAAATTTGTCCTCTCGCAGTTTGCTAAAATCGAGCGCGACGATAAGCCGCGAGTAAAAGTGGGCATCGTGGGCGAAATTTATCTCAAATACTCGCCCATCGGCAACAACGGCCTAAACGCCTACCTTATCCGCGAAAACGCCGAGCCCGTAAATACGGGGCTGATGGACTTCGTGCTTACCTGTATCTACGATGCGGTCTACGACAAGCAGCTCTACGGCAAGGGCGGCGCGGCGTATTACGGCTCGCTCGCGGTCGCTAAAGTAGTGGAATTTTTCCAGCGCATGATGATTAAGCAGATGAAGCGTTTCGGCTTTCGCGCACCGAGCCCATTTAGCGAGGTTCGCGCCGCCGCCGACGGCTACATCGGTCACGGCGTGAAGATGGGTGAGGGCTGGCTGCTGACGGCGGAGATGGTCGAGTTTATGCGTCACGGCATACAAAACGTCGTGTGCGCGCAGCCCTTTGGCTGCCTGCCAAACCACATCATCGCGCGCGGAATGATCCGAAAGATCAAGCAGAACTACCCGCAAGCAAACATCGCCGCGATCGATTACGACCCGGGCGCAAGCGCGGTAAATCAAGAAAACCGCATAAAACTGATGCTTGCTAACGCAAATCGAAAGTAG
- a CDS encoding histidine triad nucleotide-binding protein, with product MNVFEKIVNGEIPCNKVLENDEFLAFHDINPKAPIHILAISKKCYENFQVTPPEVMAKMSAFIQEVTRKMGLDKSGYRLVCNCGENGGQEVMHLHFHILGGMKLPWDRVSDRNTEENF from the coding sequence ATGAACGTCTTCGAAAAGATCGTAAACGGCGAAATCCCGTGCAACAAAGTGCTAGAGAACGATGAATTTTTGGCTTTCCACGATATCAACCCAAAAGCGCCGATCCACATCCTGGCGATCTCTAAAAAATGCTACGAAAACTTCCAAGTAACGCCACCTGAAGTGATGGCGAAGATGAGCGCTTTCATCCAAGAAGTAACTCGCAAAATGGGGCTTGATAAGAGTGGATACCGTCTCGTTTGCAACTGCGGCGAAAACGGAGGTCAAGAGGTGATGCATCTGCACTTTCATATCCTGGGCGGAATGAAGCTACCGTGGGACCGCGTCAGCGACCGCAATACCGAAGAGAATTTTTAA
- the pheT gene encoding phenylalanine--tRNA ligase subunit beta: MIITRNWLREWIDIGEISSEKLAATLNSIGLEVDAHDKISLPASVVVGLVKSKHRHENSDHLNVCEVDVGEQSLQIVCGAKNVEAGQYVAVSLIGAVLPSGLEIKPAKLRGVESFGMICSATELGLAKTNDGIMVLDSSIGELVLGKELREYEIFNDDVIEIELTPNRGDCLSILGVARDLSAALDLPLKEKHEFEDADGAPGIGRILSVRASDEVSAKFAFRAYEIKGELKLNLKQTLRLASVGILQSCAVQNFINYATHSTGVLLRAYDFEKIASADGKVALDIKPMPNGEFGVYAGKRLLSVAGICQDAELKACCSSKVVLLEANYTAPLIIAKAVNENKGLKGDEHVYRSSRGSEPKLRLGLDLLFRLLLKNKAVSLYAGTQKISNALEPLIVGFSEKEINSMIGAQIPRDKIVKILKRLGFDVGVEADLITAKVPPFRHDIVNSHDVCEEIVRIVGIDNIAAAPLSFYEKNRLNDTYVSLCNVRKLRSKAAAVGFFECVHYVFDDGKALENLGFAPCKVKILNPINGELDALRPTLINHLLESAERNLKNSRRSVKLFELGEVFDESGAQSLRLGFIASGLKAEPSIAAGAKPAAVDFLYFANLIQSVIGKFNVRLPGENLKFLSEFEQAQIEHGGEIVGFIGRVDYAVEAGRDLDKSYLCEIDFSKLKFKNIVADVYSKFPSVSRDLSILVPSGMRFERIKECIDALKIEALKEFIPSDLYSDESLGDSKSLTIRLVFQDLQKTLCDEEVAGFTDKILAALSSELGLGLR; encoded by the coding sequence ATGATAATAACGAGAAATTGGCTACGAGAGTGGATCGACATAGGAGAAATTTCAAGCGAGAAGCTGGCCGCTACGCTAAACTCTATCGGCCTCGAAGTCGACGCGCACGATAAAATTTCGCTTCCCGCTAGCGTCGTCGTGGGGCTCGTAAAAAGCAAGCATCGCCACGAAAATTCCGATCATCTAAACGTCTGCGAAGTGGACGTCGGCGAGCAGAGCCTGCAGATCGTCTGCGGCGCGAAAAACGTCGAGGCTGGGCAATACGTCGCGGTTAGCCTCATCGGCGCCGTGCTGCCTAGCGGCCTTGAGATAAAGCCCGCCAAACTTCGCGGAGTGGAGAGCTTCGGCATGATCTGTTCGGCAACGGAGCTTGGGCTTGCTAAAACAAATGACGGCATTATGGTGCTTGATAGCAGCATCGGCGAGCTCGTGCTCGGCAAGGAGCTGCGCGAGTATGAAATTTTTAACGACGACGTCATCGAGATCGAGCTTACTCCCAACCGCGGCGACTGCCTTAGCATCTTAGGCGTAGCGCGCGATCTAAGCGCAGCGCTTGATCTGCCGCTAAAGGAAAAGCACGAATTTGAAGATGCCGACGGAGCGCCTGGTATCGGTAGAATTTTAAGCGTACGTGCAAGCGATGAGGTAAGCGCTAAATTTGCTTTTCGAGCTTATGAGATCAAAGGCGAGCTGAAGTTAAATTTAAAGCAGACCTTGCGTCTTGCAAGCGTTGGTATTTTGCAAAGCTGCGCGGTGCAAAATTTCATCAACTACGCTACTCATTCTACCGGAGTGTTGCTGCGTGCTTATGATTTTGAAAAGATCGCTTCCGCAGATGGCAAGGTAGCGCTTGACATAAAGCCTATGCCAAACGGTGAGTTCGGCGTTTATGCGGGCAAGAGATTGCTTAGCGTAGCAGGGATTTGCCAAGACGCGGAGCTAAAGGCGTGTTGCAGTAGCAAAGTGGTGCTATTAGAGGCAAACTACACCGCGCCACTAATTATCGCCAAAGCAGTAAACGAAAACAAAGGCCTAAAAGGCGACGAGCATGTGTATCGCTCAAGTAGAGGCAGCGAGCCAAAGCTTAGGCTAGGGCTCGATCTGCTATTTAGATTGCTACTTAAAAATAAAGCCGTGAGCCTATATGCGGGCACACAAAAGATTTCAAATGCTTTGGAACCGCTTATCGTGGGCTTTAGCGAAAAAGAGATAAACTCAATGATCGGCGCGCAAATTCCACGCGACAAGATCGTAAAAATTTTAAAAAGGCTGGGCTTTGATGTGGGCGTCGAAGCCGATCTCATCACCGCCAAGGTGCCGCCTTTCCGCCACGATATCGTAAATTCCCACGACGTGTGCGAGGAGATCGTGCGTATCGTGGGCATCGATAATATCGCCGCAGCGCCGCTAAGCTTCTACGAAAAAAACCGCCTAAACGATACCTACGTAAGCTTATGTAATGTACGCAAGCTTCGTAGCAAGGCGGCAGCAGTAGGATTTTTCGAGTGCGTGCATTATGTATTTGACGACGGAAAAGCGCTAGAGAATTTAGGCTTTGCGCCGTGCAAGGTTAAAATTTTAAATCCGATAAACGGCGAGCTGGACGCGCTAAGACCGACGCTAATTAATCATCTGCTGGAATCTGCTGAGCGAAATTTAAAGAATTCTCGCAGAAGCGTCAAGCTTTTTGAGCTAGGAGAGGTCTTTGACGAAAGCGGCGCGCAGAGCCTAAGGCTGGGCTTCATCGCTAGCGGGCTAAAGGCCGAACCCTCTATCGCTGCCGGTGCAAAACCTGCCGCAGTGGATTTTTTGTATTTTGCAAATTTAATCCAAAGCGTCATCGGTAAATTTAACGTCAGGCTGCCTGGCGAAAATTTGAAATTTTTAAGCGAATTCGAGCAAGCTCAGATTGAGCATGGCGGCGAAATAGTAGGCTTTATCGGGCGCGTGGATTACGCCGTAGAAGCGGGGCGCGATCTGGATAAAAGCTATCTGTGCGAGATCGATTTTTCAAAGCTTAAATTTAAAAATATCGTAGCGGACGTTTATTCGAAATTCCCTAGCGTATCGCGCGATCTAAGCATTTTGGTGCCGAGCGGAATGCGCTTCGAGCGGATCAAAGAGTGCATAGACGCCCTTAAAATCGAGGCGCTAAAGGAATTTATCCCGAGCGATCTTTACAGTGACGAAAGCCTGGGCGATTCAAAGAGCCTGACGATCAGACTTGTATTTCAAGACCTTCAAAAAACGCTCTGCGACGAGGAAGTCGCGGGCTTTACCGATAAAATTTTAGCCGCGCTTAGCAGCGAGCTGGGACTTGGACTGCGATGA
- the rplS gene encoding 50S ribosomal protein L19, with protein sequence MKNKYIQAFEDAQITSKSVPDFRAGDTLKVAIRIKEGDKSRIQNFEGTCIARRGNGVSETFIIRKIGANSVGVERIFPIYSESIESIEVLRKGRVRRAKLFYLRDRRGKAAKIKELRK encoded by the coding sequence ATGAAAAACAAGTATATCCAAGCGTTTGAGGACGCTCAGATCACAAGCAAAAGTGTGCCTGATTTCCGTGCCGGCGACACCTTAAAGGTAGCCATCAGGATCAAAGAGGGCGATAAGAGTAGAATTCAAAATTTTGAAGGCACCTGCATTGCGCGCCGCGGAAACGGCGTCAGCGAGACCTTCATTATTCGCAAGATCGGCGCAAATAGCGTCGGCGTAGAGAGAATTTTCCCGATCTACAGCGAAAGCATCGAAAGCATCGAGGTTCTAAGAAAAGGACGCGTTCGCCGCGCGAAGCTATTTTACCTACGCGATAGACGCGGTAAAGCGGCTAAAATCAAAGAGCTTCGAAAATAA
- the trmD gene encoding tRNA (guanosine(37)-N1)-methyltransferase TrmD, whose protein sequence is MNFIFVSLFENLIAPYFEDSILKRTVDKKIIATHFFNPRNFTTNRYKKVDDYMIGGGAGLLIGTEPLAGTIEHVRTKFKNAKFIYLSPAGKKFNQNDAKRLSGEESLCFICGRYEGIDERIVERYVDEIFCIGDFILTGGELGALCMCDAISRNIKGVLGNESSLVEESFEGGILEAPAFTKPDVFENLPIVSEFLKGNHAKMRSLKNQMALCKTRFFRPDMYRKIARNKGNL, encoded by the coding sequence ATGAATTTTATCTTCGTTTCGCTGTTTGAAAATCTTATCGCGCCGTATTTTGAGGACTCGATTTTAAAGCGCACGGTCGATAAGAAAATAATTGCGACGCATTTTTTTAACCCGCGAAATTTCACGACAAATCGGTATAAAAAGGTAGATGATTATATGATCGGCGGCGGTGCGGGGCTTTTGATTGGCACAGAGCCGCTTGCCGGAACGATCGAACACGTAAGAACTAAATTTAAAAACGCCAAGTTTATCTACCTCTCGCCCGCCGGTAAAAAATTTAACCAAAACGATGCCAAGCGCCTAAGCGGCGAAGAGAGCCTATGCTTTATCTGTGGGCGCTACGAGGGGATTGATGAGCGCATAGTCGAAAGATATGTAGATGAAATTTTTTGCATCGGCGATTTCATCCTTACCGGCGGCGAGCTCGGCGCGCTTTGCATGTGCGATGCGATAAGCCGCAACATAAAGGGCGTTTTGGGCAACGAAAGCTCGCTTGTCGAAGAAAGCTTTGAAGGCGGAATTTTAGAGGCGCCCGCATTTACGAAGCCTGATGTTTTTGAAAATTTACCTATAGTTTCAGAGTTTTTAAAGGGTAATCACGCTAAAATGCGCAGTTTAAAAAATCAAATGGCGCTATGCAAAACGAGGTTCTTCCGCCCGGATATGTACCGAAAAATCGCCAGAAATAAAGGAAATTTATGA
- the pheS gene encoding phenylalanine--tRNA ligase subunit alpha, which produces MQEIKAKIGAASSLSELEAVRLELFGKKGIVTALFAELKSAAPEQKKELAVSANEKRDYFSELIAAKKASLEEAEQKEAMKNEASDVTLFNENVSCGALHPVMETMDKIIDYFIAQNFSVESGPLIEDDFHNFEALNLPKYHPARDMQDTFYLNDGRLLRTHTSGVQIRTMEKFKAPPVRMIAPGAVFRRDMDLTHTPMFHQVEGLVVEQGDRVSFANLKYVLEEFLRYMFGSVQVRFRPSFFPFTEPSTEVDISCIFCHGHGCRVCKQTGWLEVLGSGVVDPNVFKAVGWKNVSGYAFGLGVERFAMLLHGIPDLRSLFEGDIRLLEQFK; this is translated from the coding sequence TTGCAAGAGATTAAAGCAAAAATCGGCGCTGCATCGAGCCTAAGCGAGCTGGAAGCCGTGCGCTTGGAGCTTTTCGGCAAAAAAGGCATCGTAACGGCGCTTTTTGCCGAGCTCAAATCCGCAGCGCCCGAGCAGAAAAAAGAGCTTGCCGTAAGCGCAAATGAAAAGCGCGATTATTTCAGCGAGCTCATCGCCGCTAAAAAGGCGAGCTTGGAAGAGGCGGAGCAAAAAGAGGCGATGAAAAATGAAGCGAGCGACGTCACGCTTTTTAACGAAAACGTAAGCTGCGGCGCGCTGCATCCCGTGATGGAGACGATGGATAAGATCATAGACTACTTCATCGCGCAAAATTTCAGCGTCGAAAGCGGCCCGCTCATCGAGGACGATTTTCATAATTTCGAGGCGCTAAATTTACCCAAATACCACCCGGCGCGCGATATGCAAGATACGTTTTATCTAAATGACGGACGGCTATTGCGCACGCACACCAGTGGCGTTCAGATCCGCACGATGGAGAAATTTAAAGCTCCGCCGGTGCGTATGATCGCCCCGGGTGCGGTCTTTCGCCGCGATATGGATCTAACCCATACGCCGATGTTTCATCAAGTGGAGGGTCTAGTAGTCGAGCAGGGAGACCGCGTGAGCTTCGCAAATTTAAAATACGTTTTGGAGGAATTTTTGCGCTATATGTTCGGTAGCGTCCAAGTCCGCTTCCGTCCGAGCTTCTTTCCGTTTACGGAGCCGAGTACGGAGGTCGATATCAGCTGTATTTTCTGCCATGGCCATGGATGCCGCGTCTGTAAGCAGACGGGCTGGCTTGAGGTGCTAGGCAGCGGCGTGGTCGATCCTAACGTCTTTAAAGCGGTGGGCTGGAAAAACGTCAGCGGATACGCATTCGGGCTCGGCGTCGAGCGCTTTGCGATGCTGCTGCACGGCATCCCCGATCTGCGCTCGCTATTTGAAGGCGATATTAGATTATTGGAGCAGTTTAAATGA
- a CDS encoding M23 family metallopeptidase yields MMKNKFMITITDLNGSRNFLLSQIIKKIALYLVLFVFTIFITGALYIRYLGSKIDSLSRTKTELNELNQKLRDGIAASQMEFEAIEGKISDLEHQFGLDPEEDERAIDRLSHIKPTSEQEIKERAQKIINEKFSDALIKEIFMQIPNGRVMRTHQLSEKFGWRNHPILKRKQFHPGVDLRTPPKTPIYAPADGIIQYSGAGATGYGNLVEIRHNYGFTTRYAHLDSNLTRKVGEFVNKGDLIAFSGNTGLSTGPHLHYEIRFLQLPLDPLNFINWNEKNYKEIFTKEEDVPWQSLIKAMQTPLKQQ; encoded by the coding sequence ATTATGAAAAACAAATTTATGATAACCATAACCGACCTTAACGGCTCTAGGAATTTTTTGCTTTCGCAAATCATCAAAAAGATCGCGTTATATCTGGTGCTATTTGTTTTTACTATTTTCATCACGGGTGCGTTATATATCAGGTATCTGGGCTCTAAAATCGATAGCCTTTCGCGAACCAAAACCGAGCTTAACGAGCTAAATCAAAAACTTCGCGACGGTATCGCGGCAAGTCAGATGGAATTTGAAGCCATCGAGGGTAAAATTTCGGATTTGGAGCATCAGTTCGGGCTTGATCCTGAGGAGGATGAGCGCGCGATCGACCGCCTATCTCACATCAAGCCTACTTCCGAACAAGAGATCAAAGAGCGTGCGCAAAAGATCATCAACGAAAAATTCTCCGACGCACTGATCAAAGAAATTTTTATGCAGATCCCAAACGGCAGGGTCATGCGCACTCATCAACTCAGCGAGAAATTTGGCTGGCGCAACCATCCTATCTTAAAACGCAAGCAGTTTCACCCAGGCGTTGATCTACGCACTCCGCCCAAAACACCTATCTATGCGCCTGCAGATGGTATCATCCAATACAGCGGCGCGGGCGCTACTGGCTACGGCAATCTAGTCGAGATCCGCCATAACTACGGCTTTACGACACGATATGCGCATTTGGATTCAAATTTAACTCGCAAAGTAGGCGAGTTTGTAAACAAAGGTGATCTCATCGCTTTTAGCGGTAATACCGGACTTAGCACAGGACCTCATCTGCACTACGAGATTAGATTTTTGCAGCTGCCGCTAGATCCGCTAAATTTCATCAACTGGAACGAAAAAAATTACAAAGAAATTTTTACTAAGGAGGAAGATGTCCCATGGCAATCTTTAATAAAGGCGATGCAAACACCGCTCAAACAACAATAA
- a CDS encoding DNA starvation/stationary phase protection protein has translation MSKTVKQLNKLQADAHALFVAFHDYHWNVKGLQFAQVHAYTEEAYDEMGELFDDMAERALMIGGKAVTKTKDLIELSKDAPISAKDSYGVTEVLENVKKAYEYLVKEFKKLQEVAEAEGDDTTSNIAQDHYGDYEKRLWMLSSMLSK, from the coding sequence ATGTCAAAAACAGTAAAACAATTAAACAAACTTCAGGCGGACGCTCATGCGCTCTTTGTCGCATTTCACGATTATCACTGGAATGTTAAAGGCTTGCAATTCGCGCAGGTTCATGCTTACACAGAGGAGGCCTACGATGAGATGGGCGAGCTTTTCGACGATATGGCCGAGCGCGCGTTAATGATAGGCGGCAAGGCGGTAACTAAGACCAAGGATCTGATCGAGCTTTCAAAAGACGCGCCGATCAGCGCAAAGGACAGCTACGGCGTAACCGAAGTACTTGAGAACGTCAAAAAAGCCTACGAGTATTTGGTAAAAGAGTTTAAAAAGCTTCAAGAGGTAGCCGAAGCAGAGGGCGACGATACTACTTCAAATATCGCGCAGGATCACTACGGCGATTATGAAAAACGCCTATGGATGCTAAGCTCAATGCTAAGTAAATAA